In Anopheles bellator chromosome 2, idAnoBellAS_SP24_06.2, whole genome shotgun sequence, the genomic stretch GGCGGTCCCCCGATTTAGATCGGGTgtataattttcaattgagACCTTCCCTTCGATCGCGGAGCCTTGGGCTCAGCGCAATGCTCACGACTTTACGGCTGACAGTAATCACCCGTTTCTGGCGCTCGTTCTTCTACGTGTCAAAATGGAGCGTGTCATGCGTGCTCGGGACCTCCCGCTAAACCGCAACCTTCCCGCAGGCTCTGCCAGGGACGGAACGGGCGTTTTGCACAAAACATTTTCGCGCCAACGTCAGCGCCAGGTTGGTGCAGTGGGGAACAATAGGGCCGCTAAGTGTATCCGCCAGTCGGAAACCACCATCTGTCAGCGGCGACCCAGCAACTGCACCACGGTCATGAGCCCGCCCCACTGGACACTGTCCACACCGACCGCACGCCCCACTCGCCTTGGCAAAGTTCTGCTGCGTGCGTGGCTGCAACACTGTTCGGCACGGTTCACCGGCGGGGAAATGCAATTTATCGTTCCCCAGGCGGTACCGTTGGCACTTCCCCTTGGGTCGGTAGCCACAACACGACATGGCACGGCATGGTGGTCAGCCGTGGTGGCGTGGCGCAGTCGTGAGAAACGGGTCAAGCGGGAGTTATGAaccccatcaccatcatcagcggccACACGGTCACCCTCGAAATCCGCGGCCACGGGGCCCGTTTTTGGCTTGACTTTCGAGGGGTTGTAAAGGTTTATTACTTACCGTCGGGGTCCAGCTGATGCGAGggcacggtgccggtgccgatgccggcGCTTTTTCCTGGTATTTTACAACCAATTTTGATTGTGGGAACTACACGGGAGTGAAGAAGTTTTTCGTTACTTCAAAATATTAAACCTTCAGCCTTCGCAGAAGTGTGGCCGCTATGACACCTTTTAATGGCCGATGCGGCCGATGTAAAATGAACGCAGATGTCACATTCTGGCACATTctgattaaattaaaacccTTACATGGGAGAATATGTATTTTGCAGCTTCTTAAGCagtgtttttgattttaatgCAGAGAACCGGTTTGCGATTGAACCGACTGAATAACAGTATTAATACTATATTTGATTATAACATGGCTCCGTAGGAACTTGTTACCAATAGTCGTAGTAATATAATTCAACTAAACGCATCTGGACAAAGCCAATTGTAGCACACAAAATTGAGGAAAGCTGTTCTGAAAAGCTTAACATTTTCTAAGTCTTCGCTAAAAGTTCCACTTTAAATATTTCCTGGACTTCTACTCAATGCCCAATGGGTTCAGGATTGATTTTAGAAACTTGTTCTGATAGCCTAAGCTTTTTGCCTTTGGCTATATTATTGATGGCAATATGGAAACAAAGACCTTGGTTTATTACATGATTggaattatttaattatttatttactatAAAATTAGTCAATGGACAAAAAGATTCTAGTTGACAAAGATAAACTTAGctaactaaaacaaaaccctagcTAACCTAACACTGCAACCTGCGAAGATGAGAACAAAAAACCGGTAACCGGACATTAGAAGGATGCGAGATCAACGAAATTACGCTGACCAAATAAATTTATAcacctcattcggaatggaataaatgctttgaaaattggtttaagcgcatgcaaaagtgtatcgatcatcgtggcgagtactttgaaaaacaataaaaatatattcgcagcttcactatttgtttttgttcctattcccgaaatataaatagtgaccctcgtacaATATtgggtgtagcaattaattcgtgcgttTTTTTCGACAATTGTCGAacctaattacaacaacaaaacgtatgactaccttagtgaaagtattgtccgtcgttagctactaccgtatttttccgtgtataacgcgcacccatattgtaagagaaaaaaaatggaaaaaaagtttttcattatacattttttagatatgtgatatccaacaaatacccaatgataataatatattattctaaatattccAATAATATTCTATATTATTCTATAAAaattctaaagtagactaaagataaaatgcgtatacattgcaaaagacatactagtattttatatttcgtaataatcttcaaactcagattcactgctgtctgatAAATcgatattctctaattgctcttcaatgtactcctcattgtcactctctgaagagtcctcataaattgcgacatcttcagatccatccatagcgttgctgatgccacattttttaaatgatttcacaacaacttctgtttcaactccctgccatgacttaatgaccCACTTCAGAAATCTATATGTTATATTATATGTAACGAAATtaatggataattatattcctaacaaatgtttcatttcataatttattcaataatacccTAAActatgtacctaaaagggcacattaGTAAGTTTAGAGGAGAgaaaatttttactccccttgtataacgcgcacccagatttaAGAGCtaaaaaaagtgggaaaaaggtgcgcgttatacacgcAAAAATGCGGTACTTTCTCTCATCTTTTGTGCCTTATCTTTCGCAAAAATCTTTCTCTCATCTTTCTCACAAATTTGCGTTATATTTAGTGAGCAATGCCATCTATTGCACAagcgcacgaattaattgctacacctaataattttaaaagaatgttgaaaaactttatttaaacaatttacaGACCACCAAAGGGATTTCAATACGGATTTTGTCCAGGAATAAACCAGAATCAACTGAGAAATCTTTCTCTTCCACGATGTTTCTTCGCACGACCGATCCACttttttttggccattgtGCGCCTTTCTCTTTTACCACTCCACCCGTTGAGCATTTTAATTTGTgctgtttttgtgttcttttttgtcattttaatTATCCTCTTTATCGAATGTTGTATCTTGTAGCAACCAATGGCGGGCGACAGTTGTGCACCAGTTGTTGCAACCGGGCGTGACTAGTGTGCGTGTCTCGGGCCACCCGTGTCTGCTCCCGATCCAAACAAtgaatttattacttttcgcGTAACATATGGACCTATGAGAGATGTCCACGAAGACGATAGACGCTACCGAGCCTTGCTGATTCTGCGTGACATAAGCGGCGTGAGCGACATGTGACATGTAATCCGCACCCATCCTACTCCGCGATCTACTTGAGGGATGCCGCTAATTGGAGTGTTATGCCGCGGGCGGCGCCGATCAACTCCAGCCCAAAACGGTGGACCAACGTTCGCGGCACAATCTGGGCAATGTTTGCCAAAGAGAAATTCATGGGATATTTCGAATACTTTTTCGGTAAAAGTTTAGCTCACATTCCACCCCGCGCGATACCAACGCACCAAACGGACACATCCGGCTAAGGTACCGGTAGTTACAGTTCCGGAAGGAAGCGCTCGGGAAAGAAGTGGTTCGCCGTGGTGTGGCACCCAGCCCCCTGGTGCCCCCCCCGGGTTGCGCCTTGGGTGCCGCACGCTTCGGAAGGTGTAACGGGCGATGTTTGACGATGATGTTACACTGCCCATACATTCCTATTGTTCTGCCAGTGCAACCGATTTTCCGGCTAGTGGAAGTGAATTGCGATCGCGACCAAACCCGCCCCAGGGGAGTGGGCTTGCTTGTAGCACCCGTGCCCGAGCATTACGCACCCGCTTTTTTACGCGCGAAGGCCTCTGTTTATGTTGCCACACGGGGGGGAAGACCACCGCAGGCACGCGGaagatgcactttttgtgtgcACTCGGTGTCGATTGTGAGCGATTTATTTGGCGAACCATTATCAAATTGTGCATCGAACGAAAAAGAGGTGGAAAAAAACTGTAACCACAcactccttttttttggggtggggtGGGAGCCTAGTGGGGGGGCTGCGAGCGTGGGCTGACTGGCCGGACCGTACCCTTTTAGGATTTCAATTGCCACCGAAGGCTCGTTGGGGTTGGTTCGCGTTAAACCTGGTCCGGTTGCTGGTGTCGGGTGCCGAAGTGTAACTGTTAGTGTTAAGCTCAGTGGACTGTTCCGGAAGTAGTTGTGCTGGTGTTTATAATCGTCGTTTGTTATCTTCTTCTATTCCTGTAAACATCCAGACATCGATCGGGGTACTCGTGTGACGGTTAGCAGCGTGGCAAGCGGCGTCTTGGTTCCCACACAATGATCACTCGGCGGAAATCGGTGGTGATCGCAgtggcgcttccggtggtgctgctggcggtagTGAACCATTTGGAACCGTGTGCCGGACATGGGCGCCTGATAGAGCCCCCGAGCCGGGCCTCGGCCTGGCGGTACGGATTCTCGACGCCACCGAACTACAACGATCACGAGCTGTACTGTGGGGGCTTCAACCGGCAGTGGCAGAAGAACGCGGGCAAGTGCGGCGAGTGTGGTGATCCGTTCGATGCGCCCACACCGCGACCGCACGAGTTTGGCGGCAAATGGGGCCAGGGTGTGGTGGTCCGACGCTACAAGCCCGGCACCGCCATCACAGTCCGCGTGGAACTGACCGCCAGTCACATGGGGTAAGTGCGTGCCGATCGTTCGGCTGCTGGACTTGGGCAATAAATCTCTGTCGCCCCCTCGTCAGGTATTTCGAGTTCCGGATCTGTGACAGTGTACAGGCCAAGCAGGACTGCCTGGACCAGCACCTGATGCGGATCGTCAGCGGAACGCCCAGCATCCCGAACGCGAACGATCTGAAGACGCGCTTCTACCCGCGCAACGGGAGCCGTATTTACGACATGAAAGTCGAGCTTCCGGCAGGTGAGTGGCCACGGCAGGGTCGGTTCCCCCCCCCGGAATCCTAATCTCACGGCCGATCTCACCCTCAGATCTGAACTGCAGCAACTGCGTCGTCCAGTGGAAGTACGTGGCCGGCAATAACTGGGGCATCTGCCCGGACGGGAACGGGGCCGTCGGCTGTGGCCCGCAGGAAGAGTTCCGGGCGTGTGCCGACGTGTCGGTGGGCGATTCGGACGGACCGAACCGCACGCCACTGCGGCCGGGCCAGAAACCGGTGCCGACGCGGGCACCGGACGGCAGCAAACCGGCCGCTCCGGCCGACGGTACCGACGAGGCGATCGATACAGAGCCACCGAAGGGCGTCCCGTACATGGGACCCCTGGTGGCTCTGTTGTCGCTTTTTCTGGTCCTATGTGGATTTGCTGCGCTATATATTTACCATTATCACGGGGGCCGGATAAAGGCGCTGATGCGCTGGAATCGCGAGAAAACCCAGAAGATCGTCCACATCGAGCCACCCACGAGCCACGCGGTTCCGGACGTCGAGGCACCGGTACCACCGCCACGCACCAAACGGCTGCGTGACATCGACTCCCAGCACTCGAGCGTCCTGGTCGGTAGCACCAAATGTCAGCCCCACGGTGGCGATTGAGCTGCCCTGCGGCATCTGGCAGTGTACACcgcgttttatttatttgtggGGCCGACCCTCTGAGCCTTCGGGAGTGAATAATTGAGGAAGCAGTACGGAATGGAGTAGGAGTATCCGACCAACACCAGCAATCACCCCCCCAAACCGGGCACGAACAGCGGGCCCGCCAGCGAAGCCAGCAACCCTGCCAGTAAGGAGGAGCTGTAAGATAACAGTTTTCTTGTTATCcccacacgacgacgacgactccgtTATTCTCccgaaaataattataaacaAGTGTTTAGTATTACGTAGAGCaacagtgaaataaaatgtacGTAGATTTGTTAAACGaaaaagatcgatcgatcggattgaACACGCTAACACGCCTAGATGTATGCAGCACCGCCGAACACGCGCAGCGGTAACGATGCATCCCATACATACAGTGTCCGCAGTGCCCTGCGGAGGCTGACCTTGAGCACTGCAACAAATCAAGGGCACCGTGCGGACCGGCacgagaagcgagaaaaatgCGCGGCATTGCGAGGAAATATCTTTTTAACAGCTGCGCCCATAAACACACGCTGACGAGTGGCGTCTATTGTTTGCGGTGACACGTGCAGCTAGAGCTTGTGTTGTTGTGCGCGCGGACCGCGGTCTTGGGCGGGCGGCAGAAAAATGCTCCGAATCAATCACAACGTCGGAACGTCGCGCCGCTATCAATTGTTTCACCATAGTTTTGATAGCCATTAAAAAGCGTTTAGCTTTATTTTCAAACACTGACCACCGACCACTTCTGTGGAAGGGATTTCTGTCTGTGTTCCATATGCGTTTTCCCGGCGATTCGTGCAGAACGCCCAAAACGGGTTGGATGATcttacgaaacaaaacggaaagcaGTGGAGCACCGCAAGAAGCGCTGTCCACTATCAGGGCGTGCCATAATTCGCGTGCCATAGCCGACAAAAACGCCATCAGATCACGTACGACGGTCCGGTACGGTACACAcccagagagagcgagagattcGTCGATGGTCCACACAACCGGCCGATGTTGCGTTCCCCTTCTTCAAGGAGGTTCTTGTGCCCCAACAGAAAGGATTCTCTCGGCCTG encodes the following:
- the LOC131207196 gene encoding uncharacterized protein LOC131207196, translating into MITRRKSVVIAVALPVVLLAVVNHLEPCAGHGRLIEPPSRASAWRYGFSTPPNYNDHELYCGGFNRQWQKNAGKCGECGDPFDAPTPRPHEFGGKWGQGVVVRRYKPGTAITVRVELTASHMGYFEFRICDSVQAKQDCLDQHLMRIVSGTPSIPNANDLKTRFYPRNGSRIYDMKVELPADLNCSNCVVQWKYVAGNNWGICPDGNGAVGCGPQEEFRACADVSVGDSDGPNRTPLRPGQKPVPTRAPDGSKPAAPADGTDEAIDTEPPKGVPYMGPLVALLSLFLVLCGFAALYIYHYHGGRIKALMRWNREKTQKIVHIEPPTSHAVPDVEAPVPPPRTKRLRDIDSQHSSVLVGSTKCQPHGGD